The following DNA comes from Candidatus Thermoplasmatota archaeon.
CTCTCGGTACTGAACGCGAACATAAATCATCAGGTGATCGTCGAGCTCAAGGCAGGACGCGAGTACAGGGGGAAGCTGGAGGGCTTCGACCCGCATATGAACATAGTCCTGAAGGGCGCCGAGGAGAGGATGGACGATGAAGTGGTGAGGAAGCTCGATATCGCCATCCTTCGCGGGGACAACGTCATATACATCTCGCCATAGGTGATTTTCTGACCAAGGGTACAGCTTCTCTGGGTAAGAGAGGGAAAAGGAAGACCCACATGGTCTGCAGGAGATGCGGCAAGCACGCCTATCATGTGAGGAAGAAGTACTGCGCCTCGTGCGGCTTCGGCAGGAGCGCCAAACTCAGAAATTACAGCTGGGCCAAGGGTCACTGATGATGGAAAAGCCAAAGGAGCAATGCGCTGTCGTCGGCATACATTCCTCCTCTCCGTCTCGGACGTCTTCTCATATCTACTATGCGCTCAGGGCACTGCAGCACCGCGGGCAGGAGTCCGCGGGTATCGCGGTCCAAGCGCGCAAGATCAAGTGCATCAAGGACCTCGGTCTGGTGGGGGAG
Coding sequences within:
- a CDS encoding small nuclear ribonucleoprotein (Enables 3` processing of polyadenylated mRNAs and tRNA precursors); amino-acid sequence: MMQKPLSVLNANINHQVIVELKAGREYRGKLEGFDPHMNIVLKGAEERMDDEVVRKLDIAILRGDNVIYISP
- a CDS encoding 50S ribosomal protein L37e — protein: MTKGTASLGKRGKRKTHMVCRRCGKHAYHVRKKYCASCGFGRSAKLRNYSWAKGH